The DNA region aggggtacgggaacagtttagcgggagtacgcgttcttatgcaaaatatcttgcaactaacgaaaatttcaaaagcttttatttaaaaacaaagctagccatgaaaatttacaattatgtatttttctattggctattttttgcagagttaaaagttaataattagtggtgctGACAGCTAGttgtgattttaaacttttgtgcaattttttttacagtaaaaaatacattcattttttttatatttgtggtactaaatttttcatacacagcgttacaaaaatttagaaagggtacacaaaagtcataagtttgggaaacactgttgtAGGGTATAGACAGGCAAATAAGCAGCAAAACATAGACCTTTTCAATGGTTTGCATAGCAACatcttttatttagtaattgcAATCACTACCAACAAATTCTTCTCACTTGTAGAATTAGTCATGTGAATTCATGACAAGGAAGGTGAGGACATCCTTTGTTGCTTATCTacataagacatttttaaactatatgaaGATTAACATATAGATAGATGTTCTTTATTCTGAGAGTTGGAAATAATAATCATGACATATTCAAacattaagagaaatttatagCTAAAACTCCAAGTTATATTCATGACagagttttatttatcattgagttattaaaaaaaatcttgttaaatTAGGGCTGATCAAGATATGAGTTTAACTGTATAACTTTACActgattacattaaaataatattttcaacataGCCATAATCATGAAATAAAGTGATTTATGTACATAGGTATAGagcatatatgtatatatatatagagcgGCTTTAATTAGTATGGTAATAAGTTAATATCTTTTATGTCACCCCTTTAAAAGGTGCCATTTTCgcggaataaaattaatatatggaAAGCTTTAACTGGACAAAATATTTGGATCCTTCTCCGTATCATCAGagcttaaaaaaaggaaatttttctaaaaaagtttcaCATTTTCACTATTAAACCAGAATGGGTAGTCGTATAAGATTCATTTAATAGATAATGTTTTCAACTTCATCTTTTATAATTGaaacttgttttgaaaataaagactAAATGTTTCTGTTTGATAATATTcccaataaaatcaatttcttttaagagaGTGATGAAAAATGTATTCCCTGTAAGGTGTTAAAGTATATTACACTAATTAACTGATGAGGCCACTCCTTAACtaatttataagaaagaaatagaaatactTACCAGCTGTAAGAACAAGAGCTGTCAATAATTTGAGAACAAATACATCTTTGTCAGAAACAAGGCACAAAGTGAACACCATAAGCACTAGACATGCCAGAAGCATGCACACCAATCCTAGAGTGAAGAGGACTTGAACTGCAATGAAGAATGCTACagggaaaatacaaaaaaatatatgttagtCACATAAATGTGTATTTACTACCTTTGCCCTTAGTAAATGCAGTTTAACTTCAATCTATTGTTCCTACATTTTCTGTTTTCCTGGATATATTGTATAACAGTTCCATCACAAATGctattcttataatattattactagtTTAGTTTCTAAACTCAAATATTTCCGCatctttcattcaaaatttttactcagAATTGAATAAAGagggaatttatttatttatttttttggagaaaaaatagtCACTCCTGATTGCATTTGACGAAGAAAAATAGGATTTGTAACAGCTAAGGTAAAATATACCAAACATTACCTACATTTGATGTTTATGcttcagttaataaaaatggtGACTTTCGTAAAGTGCTCagtcacatttttcaaaaaaaaaaaaaaaaaaaaaaacacaacttaagcaccttaaaaaatattttaagcactttaaaaaagataattaggATATGtacatcaataaaatttttatctccttATTGCCGAAAGTTttagattattaacaaaatgcaaaatagtttcATAAGACTTGACATGTTTATGATAGAATAACTAGTTTCACAGAAAGAACTTGTTTCTTAACTATATTAAccaccataaaaacaatttatacacaattttaaatatattcaatattgagtaattccatttttttagtcaatatttactttaattacattaaaaaaaatttgattcaaaattataatttaaatattattaaaaaaaagttttccaggaatttttagatttaaacaaaagtaatttacaaAAGCATATTCAACAAACATtaacaagattaatatttttgatcataCCGAATTAAGAAAAACGTGCAAAGAATTAAGCAAactaagaaaactttaataaatttatataacaattGTAAATTATTGAATGGTCtctaataaaatactataattttgttttggtcagtttttaactaaatgattagagttttgcttaaaatatttttgaaacatcaatACAATGagtagttaaattaaatattttgccagaaataaattatatgatttttacattcataatatttaagaaatcttagataattaaatttttatttcaattattttttaatcaaaacattaagagataaattaaagttttttggaatggcaaatctaaataactgaagattttttgctgcatttaaaacagtaaaagacCCTcactttatactttttaaaattttgcctctaaatattattgagttttttcatagcactgaaaattgtaaaactaatatattataatattataagtaagaaaaaagtaattaagtaaaataaaagtctaAAATTTTTGTGTGCAAGTAGTGGAAGGTCTCTCAGGTAAAAATCTCAATTGTTATCTTTATTTAACTAGATGAATAAAAGGGAGACAGAAATTTTGAGTGGATGGAGCTTTGTGACTCTTAACGATCTAGGGACCCACATGAAAGTATGTTATCAGTGAAAGATACCCAAGTTAAGTTCAAAGATAATGGCACTATTCCATAAATAGCACAGGAAAAGAAGGCCATTAGCTTGCCAGTGATGAAGATAATGGTGCTTCACCAAATTAAATTAAcaggagaaataaataaaaaaaattttttttttgctaaattttaatttgagaaaaaaatttgtcaatctCTAGTTGGTCCCCGTGAACagcaaaaattcaagaaatttttgccAGGAAAACCAATGGATTGAGGTTCTACTGTACCAAAAATCAGGTCATAgttttaggtaatttttatagcatgtaaccataaaaaaattaaaggtttagATCTAAACATAAATAAGATGTTGCCAATTGGTGTataattttcttcatgtttcgaaaatttttgttttctataatttaagaaattttagaaatgtacaTATTAATATAAGGATAAACATGTTAAGAATTTACAAATAgcttaatatcattttttttttttttcattttaaagaattctatttCCCCTTCCTTTCTCTGTTTTGCTTCAATTTCAGAAGCATTATTTGAAgtgcaaatttattataataacataaaattccACAACTTTTGGAGATTTAGAacatttggatattttttttacaattaagtaACATACATAAATTATTCTGTTTTAGTAATACTTGTTTTATCCAGCctttaacaaaatgttattcTAAATGGTCTAATCAGCATAATGAATTTATACACAAAAAGATTAAAGAGTGTCTTATTCACATATGAAAAAATCACCagattttcatcttttaagGATAATTGATAAAGAAGTTTtggttttaatacttttttttaattataaatggaTCAATTActaatcacatttttttcttaatcataaGATATTCATATTATATGTACCATATCTTTATTGGGAGATttgtactattttaaataaaaacttgcttttagtaaaaaaagaaaacagtaatCCTAGGTCATAAATCAAGAGTTGTAGTTTCTGAAGTCTAGTGGTATCATGGCACATCATTGCTGATTTTCAGAAACGATGCAATATTAACTGTTGATCAGcaataatgaaaagtaatttataatttattaaccaTACATAACcaccaaaaagaaaatttttataaattgttagtATACTTAatccattttaaagaattaaatagaaTCTTACAAATCAGATACCTAATTGATTGAGATAATAGGTCTTGTGTTGTTTAAATAGAAATAGGTACCTAAGGTATATCTTATATGGTCCTTCCCAAGGAATAAGCACCAGATTATGCAATATTGGTAtcaattcatagaaaaaactaaataatttacaatcatGTATGGTATGATAAAAAAGTAAGTATAAATAGTATATCAGAAACTCAACTTTTACTATCATTAACCGATTTAATCTATCAGTGGAAGTAATGGTGACCGGTGAAAACACTTGTGGCGTAGCAAGCTTTATTTGCTTATATTGGTTTTTATAATGGAAGAATATATACACAAATTTTGCAACTACAATTAAGAAGCTTTTGCTATGATGTACTCAACATTGTGATTTCACCATTTTGTCTGTCAGGGATAAACAGCACGAAATTAAGTGCATCTTGTATAGCAAGATCTTAATAATACAAACATACGAAACGACCAAATGGAagaattataaggaaaaaattttgtaacagtATCTACACCAAAATAATTGCGAAGTTTAAGCAAATTTCGGCAAATACTCtatgagaaacaaaaatataacatcaCAGAAATGGACCACTCAAATGGTACACAAAacacaacatatttttaaaaaaaatttatgctagtttaaaaaagaaaaatcctgtGGCACCTTGACAGAATTAGTGGATGCGAATCGATACCGATAAGGCAACGTTTTCTTTTAACTATAGATGagcttttttttaagagttagaAACAAATAGGATACTTACGTGGTGAGAGAAAATGCTGGATAAAATTGTAGTCTTCATCGAAAATCCACTTACAGCCATGGAATTCACGATCATAACGATAGTAGATGTCCACAAAACGCTTAAAACAAGCTTCCCATAAAcctaatttttggaatttttccaCAGGTGCTCTCCCATCTGAAACTAACCAATATGGGGTTGTGAAGGCTATAATGATGAATATCGCACTCACACCAAGGAAAGCAGATGCTGTAAGCATCACAGGAGGAAATTTGCCACTACCCATTCCTGATTTAACCATTTTAAGGGACTAAACAAAcctttaatatcaaggtataaggtaactcatttttaaaactgggttataatttataattgggGACAatgaaaacaacaaataaaacaaaatgaataaattaaaaacaataattacaagtaaaaaattaagcttttgcTTTCGTCAAAATGGAATTTGTGAAAatctaaactaaaataactCTACCACACCCAATAATCAAAACAACTCTTCGTTCAACCGAAACACAGTATAACAACGAACATCCAcaggtaaaaacaaaaaacgaaagGAACTAATCGTACAGGTGTGTTGTCGTAAATATCGATTCCGACGATTAATATCGACTCACATTTTAATTTGAGGttacttcattattttccattctttgttttatttgtaagaatATTACTAATTCTGAAATTCCAAATtgatcaatataattttaataattctccttttcatattaattttgtcTTTGATTTTGATATTAAGAAAACATGGCTTGCCTAAGcaacttattttgttagaaGAATTAGATAGCCGGAAGTCTATGAAGCAGACCGTTacgtaatataaataaacaaaatagtgtttttgaacacaTGTAAACACAATTTGgttctttttaattacatttttatacatataactTTGACGACAATGGCTGATGGGTTATTTTTGATGCAAAGGTAAACTTTTTTTGCTGGGCTTAACTTCcctgaattattaattatgggCGATTGCTAGAAATGCGTGTAAATAGTATGTCTAATAACTAAATTTCAAGTAGTAATAATAgtaactagaataaattttgaatcttgttttaaaatcttataattatgaattttgatgGATATTGAATATTCGGTGAACAGGATATATTCTGCCTCCCGGACGAAATATTCTGTATACTCAGTCATCAAATATTTCGCTTTATGAACAATAAGATTTTAATGGTAAACGTGCTACAAAAGGTTGgaagatgtttaaattttaagcaatctAAAGCATTGTGATGTAATACTGTATGTATTAAACCatgattaaaatgaattattttcattcgaTAAATAAATTCTGTAGAATATACAGCAAATATTATAATCTGGTTAGTATTTATTTGTGAATTACTTTTCTAAAActacaaatgtattaaaatgacTGTATTGTATTAAAGGTATtccattagttatttttatgttactcAAACCAAAACTTGTATAAGTATTCAGACAATTTATctacaataaattgaaataagttcGACACTTTGTTAATTATTGTTAAGTTGATATTTCCGAATTTGTATCTTTGTGCGTCAATTTAAATcgggggagatttccgtatcgtaatctgtggcagaataatcgccaagtctagGAAACTTCCGGGCAGTGATCCACgagaaactagaaaaaatattacaaaaagggACCAACTCTAAAGTTATAACTCTTAGCTacctacatgttttttttaaaaaacaaatttgcaagtttataatctatttggcaccttggcgattgtagttagCGCAACAGATCACGATTTGTTAAACTTATgagaaaaatgcattataagtCATAATGCCACttaagtcataaaaaatataaattggattatcttgcaattttattttaaagaaatgaatcaTATAAGCATTTCTCACCTTAACTTACTACTTTTCGCTAATACTGtcctttgttaaaaatataacatttaataaatcttttgattcaatagaaagaagaaaacataattatttattatgtaaacataagaaaattattgttgtaACTCAAgtgttgatatatttatattattttacagggaaaatacaaatatttatcattgtatagttttatttttcaaattgtaaaagaaCTTGATATTCTGAATGTagaatagaaacaaaaattagtgcactaaaagttttttttttaaacattattttataaatgaattctaGAACTTCTTAGTGGCTCTTTACACATTCACAAAAAAGGATCTTtcacaaaatttgaaactactattttttaaatagtacagTGCCCgccatttattaaaatcactttcgttttatgctcttttgattttattaagcaGCTGATTTTATTAGGAGGCGATTCAACAttcgaagaaaagaaaaaatcacatttttacaatatattctaaatgcacacactttaaaagctgaaataatgacaacattaatgctttattttaactaatttaatttttttataaagtaaaaccctatataagattaaatttacaaaaattttgcaaaaaaccgATCAATGGTTGCTTGAGTTGCAGTATTCAGGGAtgtgattcttccgcggattcgcggatttccgcttttttccagatttttccatttttcccgctaatttccggagaaattttttttggaaaaagttaaaatattttatgaagaatttaattttccacaGAGCGAAAGTATTGAAACTATGGTGaacaacgtttaagagcacaaaaaatatttataaatgcagacagctgtttcggatgctcaaagggtaaccttcatcagtgcaataGGACTgattgcactgatgaaggttgccctttgagcatccgaaacagctatctgcatttataaatattttttgtgctcttaaacgttgttCACCTTAGTCTGATaagtactgttatttaaaatgcatcacCAAAAATCGTCCGAAgcaataataatgtaatatcaaacatcaattttagtatttatacgtgctttaaaaattagacattgtgatttgtattcgcgcgatttaaaaattatgcactgTGATTCCTATTtacgtgatctaaaaattacgcttCATGATTTGtgttttcgcattttttaaaatttgatatcgaGTTTTATATTCGcgtgatttaaaagcctcatatcgAGATTCATATTCTCTCAATTTGAAATCATGCATGTGATTCGTATTCatatattcatgcaattttaaaattaatcatcggaatttataatcacatggcttacaagtttaaaagtcgcaccttttttgtcaaatttttgtgtgtgtatatatattagggtgcgtagcgtttgtaaaaagtacttaaaggtgctttctgggggatttcatttttaaaagcttttaaaggtgcttttttcagctggcgtttttaaaaagtgctttttttcacgaataattttttttcccttcagtgatatctggcgGATCCCCTGCATTTCCCGAAAAATGGGgtgtttgctacgtaatcattcgCACGGACTTCATGTNCTTTTCTGACTTCCATTGAAGATGGCACTGATGAGTTTATTTCATCTTCTGAGTCTGATTCCTCCATTTCTTGATTGGAAATaactttgcaatttttgatGTCTGTAACGATTTCAGAATCAGATTTTTCTCCTGATGTCTGCAGGTTATCGTCAATAGCTACGTAACGTGAAAAATTCTCGtccatttcattttctttattgctgAGCATTTCTTCGAAACAGTTATCAGTTCCATCCACAGTGCTAAATCCatactttttaaagcaatttgatATTGTTTGGGTTGAAACAATGTCCCATGAGTTACGGATCAAATGCATTGATTCTAAAATAGTAAGGGATTTCGATAGTTTGTTTGCAGTTAAGAGTTCCGAAGAGCTGTCGCAGTCTATGTCACTAATGATTTTTTGATCAAccatttttctgtaatgaaactTGAATGATCTTATGATTCCCTGATCAAGAGGTTGAAATATAGCTGTAGTGTTGGGTTGCAAAAAcactaatttaatgtttttcaaacgCAAGTCCTCATCAGCAGGGTGCGCAGAACAAATGTTATGTCCATGCGTTATAGCTGTTGGCATAACTGGTGGGCAGGTGTTTTACTCCTTCAAAACATCGAGGTTTTAAACTATTTCCTA from Parasteatoda tepidariorum isolate YZ-2023 chromosome 2, CAS_Ptep_4.0, whole genome shotgun sequence includes:
- the LOC107449620 gene encoding uncharacterized protein, whose translation is MVKSGMGSGKFPPVMLTASAFLGVSAIFIIIAFTTPYWLVSDGRAPVEKFQKLGLWEACFKRFVDIYYRYDREFHGCKWIFDEDYNFIQHFLSPPFFIAVQVLFTLGLVCMLLACLVLMVFTLCLVSDKDVFVLKLLTALVLTAGVFSVISVIVFGAYGDERNWMPDPDHNSLSWSFALGVIGGFFELISGVLFYIESRLAQRRVKDRNQQVFSLNQVSKA